A genomic window from Pseudonocardia broussonetiae includes:
- a CDS encoding competence/damage-inducible protein A, with amino-acid sequence MSGSVSRPRAAVVVTGSELLTGAISDRNGPWVAQHLGELGFEVSHVLVVGDRPADLADALQFVRGAALVVTSGGLGPTADDLTAEVVAGFAGVPLELDEPMRAHIADILAAWARRTGFDGPALEEANRKQAMVPRGATALAPVGTAPGLVVTVPDGPVVVVLPGPPRELQGMWPAALAAEPVRALLESVPPARSRSLRYFGLPESEIAATLRDIEAGGLDLSGIEVTTCLRRSELEVDVRPGPGASADALADALIAAHERHLVSADGTSTDELVATGLLDKGWTVATGESCTGGMLASRLIDRAGSSAYVAGGVVAYSNAAKTALLGVPAEMIAEHGAVSPEVARALADGARERLGADVGIGITGVAGPGGGTEAKPVGYVCFCVTTADGLVIARDPRLPGGRSDVRERSTDAAMHLLLRAVRG; translated from the coding sequence ATGAGTGGATCAGTGAGCCGGCCGCGGGCCGCGGTCGTCGTCACCGGGAGCGAGCTGCTCACCGGCGCGATCTCGGACAGGAACGGCCCGTGGGTCGCCCAGCACCTCGGTGAGCTGGGGTTCGAGGTCTCGCACGTGCTGGTCGTCGGCGACCGTCCCGCCGACCTGGCCGACGCGCTGCAGTTCGTCCGGGGTGCGGCGCTCGTCGTCACCAGCGGCGGGCTGGGTCCCACGGCCGACGACCTCACGGCCGAGGTCGTCGCCGGGTTCGCCGGGGTGCCGCTCGAGCTCGACGAGCCGATGCGCGCGCACATCGCCGACATCCTCGCGGCCTGGGCGCGGCGCACCGGCTTCGACGGCCCGGCGCTGGAGGAGGCCAACCGCAAGCAGGCGATGGTGCCGCGCGGCGCCACGGCGCTGGCCCCCGTCGGCACAGCGCCGGGACTCGTCGTCACAGTGCCGGACGGGCCGGTCGTCGTCGTGCTCCCCGGGCCGCCGCGCGAGCTGCAGGGCATGTGGCCCGCCGCGCTCGCCGCGGAGCCGGTGCGCGCGCTGCTCGAGTCGGTGCCGCCCGCGCGGTCCCGCTCGCTGCGCTACTTCGGGCTGCCCGAGTCGGAGATCGCGGCGACGCTGCGCGACATCGAGGCGGGCGGCCTCGACCTCTCCGGCATCGAGGTCACGACCTGCCTGCGCCGCTCCGAGCTCGAGGTGGACGTGCGTCCCGGGCCGGGTGCGTCGGCCGACGCGCTGGCCGACGCGCTGATCGCCGCGCACGAGCGGCACCTGGTCAGCGCCGACGGCACCAGCACCGACGAGCTCGTCGCCACCGGCCTGCTCGACAAGGGCTGGACCGTCGCCACCGGGGAGTCGTGCACCGGCGGCATGCTGGCCTCGCGGCTGATCGACCGCGCCGGGTCGAGCGCCTACGTCGCCGGCGGGGTGGTCGCCTACTCGAACGCGGCGAAGACCGCGCTGCTCGGGGTGCCCGCGGAGATGATCGCCGAGCACGGCGCCGTCTCGCCCGAGGTGGCCCGCGCCCTGGCCGACGGCGCCCGCGAGCGGCTCGGGGCCGACGTCGGCATCGGCATCACCGGGGTCGCCGGGCCGGGCGGCGGCACGGAGGCGAAGCCCGTCGGCTACGTCTGCTTCTGCGTCACCACCGCCGACGGCCTGGTCATCGCCCGCGACCCGCGACTGCCCGGGGGCCGCTCCGACGTGCGCGAACGCTCCACCGACGCGGCGATGCACCTGCTGCTGCGGGCCGTCCGGGGCTAG
- a CDS encoding patatin-like phospholipase family protein encodes MPPLRGDLEVLRVLRDRRGTRPGDRGDPHRVALVVGGGGMRGAYVAGMLHALDRAGLRDGVDEVYGSSSGAVSAASFLTGRADAGAAAFPEDLASPAFIDLRRLGTRRPAVSLDHLVDGVLDGTKPLPWEVLRDSPVPLHVVATDAADLTPHVLTALDTVDDWRRGLRATAAIPLLTGPPVQHAGRRWVDGSVGEPLATARALRGGATHVLVLVCRPEAELHGDVDAGPSLWARALDRAVPGLGSLAQGARRYGADLRLVTDAAHPGRGPGHLLALGPVRSVGIGALSTDARRVADAVAVGDESARAAVASRA; translated from the coding sequence GTGCCCCCACTGCGCGGTGACCTCGAGGTCCTGCGCGTGCTGCGGGACCGCCGCGGCACCCGGCCCGGCGACCGCGGCGACCCGCACCGCGTCGCGCTGGTCGTCGGCGGCGGCGGGATGCGCGGGGCCTACGTCGCCGGGATGCTGCACGCGCTCGACCGCGCGGGCCTGCGCGACGGCGTCGACGAGGTCTACGGCTCGTCGTCGGGCGCGGTGTCGGCGGCGTCGTTCCTCACCGGCCGCGCCGACGCCGGGGCCGCCGCGTTCCCCGAGGACCTCGCGTCCCCGGCGTTCATCGACCTGCGCCGCCTGGGCACCCGCCGCCCCGCCGTGAGCCTGGACCACCTCGTCGACGGCGTCCTCGACGGCACGAAGCCGCTGCCGTGGGAGGTGCTGCGCGACAGCCCGGTGCCCCTGCACGTCGTCGCCACCGACGCCGCCGACCTCACCCCGCACGTCCTGACCGCCCTGGACACCGTCGACGACTGGCGCCGCGGCCTGCGCGCCACCGCCGCCATCCCGCTGCTCACCGGGCCGCCCGTGCAGCACGCCGGCCGCCGCTGGGTCGACGGCTCGGTCGGCGAGCCGCTCGCGACGGCGCGGGCGCTGCGCGGCGGGGCGACGCACGTGCTCGTGCTGGTCTGCCGGCCCGAGGCCGAGCTCCACGGCGACGTCGACGCCGGGCCGTCGTTGTGGGCCCGCGCCCTCGACCGGGCCGTCCCCGGGCTCGGCTCGCTCGCGCAGGGAGCCCGCCGCTACGGCGCCGACCTGCGCCTGGTCACCGACGCGGCGCACCCCGGCCGTGGCCCCGGGCACCTGCTCGCGCTCGGCCCGGTGCGCTCGGTCGGGATCGGCGCGCTGTCCACCGACGCCCGGCGGGTCGCCGACGCCGTCGCCGTGGGCGACGAGTCGGCCCGCGCGGCGGTAGCGTCGCGGGCATGA
- a CDS encoding response regulator transcription factor → MQTRVVLAEDNALLRAGLVRLVDAAEDLTLVGAAADLPALTDLVDREAPDVVVTDIKMPPTHTDEGIALATRLRDEHPGIGVLVLSQYAEAPYAMALLASGTARRGYLLKERVADGDELAEAIRRVAAGGSVIDPTVIEGLVAANRAAPSDLDRLTPRELQVLGEMAQGKSNAAVAAALVLSERAIEKHTNSIFSKLGLSEERDLNRRVSAVLMYLQED, encoded by the coding sequence GTGCAGACCCGAGTCGTCCTCGCCGAGGACAACGCCCTCCTGCGCGCCGGCCTGGTCCGGCTCGTCGACGCCGCCGAGGACCTCACCCTCGTGGGCGCCGCAGCCGACCTCCCCGCGCTCACCGACCTCGTCGACCGCGAGGCGCCCGACGTCGTCGTCACCGACATCAAGATGCCCCCCACGCACACCGACGAGGGCATCGCGCTGGCCACCCGGCTGCGCGACGAGCACCCGGGGATCGGCGTGCTCGTGCTGAGCCAGTACGCGGAGGCGCCCTACGCGATGGCGCTGCTCGCGTCGGGCACCGCGCGGCGCGGCTACCTGCTCAAGGAGCGCGTGGCCGACGGCGACGAGCTCGCGGAGGCGATCCGGCGGGTGGCCGCGGGCGGCTCGGTGATCGACCCGACGGTGATCGAGGGGCTCGTGGCGGCCAACCGCGCCGCGCCCTCGGACCTCGACCGGCTCACCCCGCGCGAGCTGCAGGTGCTCGGCGAGATGGCGCAGGGCAAGAGCAACGCCGCCGTCGCCGCCGCGCTCGTGCTGTCCGAGCGGGCCATCGAGAAGCACACGAACTCGATCTTCTCCAAGCTCGGGCTCTCCGAGGAGCGCGACCTCAACCGCCGCGTCAGCGCCGTCCTGATGTACCTGCAGGAGGACTGA
- a CDS encoding response regulator transcription factor, whose translation MEPVRVLVVDDQRPFRLVAAAVLARTPGFLLVGEAGTGEEALVLAASLHPDLVLLDVRLPGLSGVQVAALLVERAPRTVVVLCSSYARADLPFPVDSPGVAAYLHKEELRPAALRAVWEDAVSSR comes from the coding sequence ATGGAGCCCGTCCGGGTGCTCGTCGTCGACGACCAGCGGCCGTTCCGGCTGGTCGCCGCCGCCGTGCTCGCCCGGACGCCGGGGTTCCTGCTGGTCGGCGAGGCCGGCACGGGCGAGGAGGCGCTGGTGCTCGCGGCGTCGCTGCACCCCGACCTCGTCCTGCTCGACGTCCGGCTGCCCGGCCTCAGCGGCGTGCAGGTGGCCGCGCTGCTCGTCGAGCGGGCGCCGCGGACCGTCGTCGTCCTGTGCTCCAGCTACGCCCGCGCCGACCTCCCGTTCCCCGTGGACAGCCCGGGCGTCGCCGCCTACCTGCACAAGGAGGAGCTGCGCCCGGCCGCGCTGCGCGCGGTCTGGGAGGACGCCGTCAGCTCTCGCTGA